In the genome of Xylanibacillus composti, one region contains:
- a CDS encoding ABC transporter ATP-binding protein translates to MKAIKDTSALYTFVQWIRPYQGWIWLSVLFSIIVGIIDVSLAILSKNVLDTAFEKEVDQVVPLVYAMLIAITAGVACKFLIKLSSIHFSAYVIRDIRARLFQKFVKMPISVVESKHSGNLGSHVNNDTAVIENVLENKFYEYIYYPLVFVCAFIYLFHINWQLLLFSVILIPTSSFLIGRLARPIDRMTADIQSRFGQINSSVQETVGGIAVVKAYNLQNIFINRFRSVLHHLFQQSMKIERRKAWMEPVNTLQMWGTYFLCTIISAYMAAVGAISVGELLVFLVLINQVINPISALPQLISNFKMVLAATERIEGVLSQEQERTGGTVYTNLRNEVAIQLKQVSFSYGAGKKVLDRVDLTLEKGKTLAIVGPSGAGKSSVFNLICGLYELSSGSIEMWGRDMRELDIAFIRSQISIVSQDTFLFPASIMDNLKYARSDATQEELIEASKAAHAHEFIMSLPQGYDTFLEERGSNLSGGQKQRLSIARAFLKNAPILLLDEPTSALDAHSEESIQTALRDICRDRSTIIIAHRLSTIKDADEIIVMDQGRIIERGTHEVMVNRAGIYRDLYAATRPSMGRGI, encoded by the coding sequence ATGAAAGCGATTAAGGATACATCCGCATTGTACACATTTGTCCAATGGATCAGACCCTACCAGGGATGGATTTGGTTAAGCGTCCTCTTCTCCATCATCGTGGGTATTATTGATGTTTCACTGGCAATCTTGTCCAAGAATGTATTGGATACCGCATTTGAAAAGGAAGTGGATCAAGTTGTCCCCTTAGTCTATGCTATGTTGATAGCAATAACGGCGGGAGTCGCTTGCAAATTCTTAATCAAACTTTCTTCTATTCATTTCAGTGCATATGTAATCCGTGACATCAGAGCAAGACTGTTTCAGAAGTTTGTAAAAATGCCGATCTCTGTTGTAGAGAGCAAGCATTCTGGAAATCTTGGCTCGCATGTGAATAATGATACAGCGGTTATAGAGAATGTACTAGAAAACAAGTTTTACGAATACATTTATTATCCGCTTGTATTTGTTTGTGCGTTTATTTATTTGTTTCATATTAACTGGCAATTGTTATTGTTTAGTGTCATACTCATTCCTACTTCTTCCTTTTTAATTGGACGTTTAGCAAGGCCGATTGACCGAATGACTGCGGATATTCAATCCAGATTTGGACAGATCAATTCAAGTGTCCAGGAGACGGTGGGGGGAATAGCCGTAGTCAAGGCCTACAATTTGCAAAACATATTCATAAATAGATTTAGAAGTGTTTTGCATCATTTATTCCAGCAATCGATGAAAATCGAGCGTAGAAAAGCTTGGATGGAGCCAGTTAATACCCTGCAAATGTGGGGAACTTATTTTCTCTGCACCATAATTAGTGCATACATGGCAGCAGTTGGCGCCATTTCTGTAGGAGAACTGCTTGTTTTTTTGGTCTTGATCAATCAGGTCATCAATCCGATCTCGGCGTTGCCCCAGTTAATTAGTAATTTCAAAATGGTCTTGGCGGCGACAGAAAGAATAGAAGGTGTGCTGTCTCAAGAACAGGAAAGGACGGGAGGGACGGTTTATACAAATCTGAGGAACGAAGTCGCGATTCAGCTCAAACAAGTATCCTTCTCCTATGGCGCCGGGAAAAAAGTATTGGATCGAGTTGACTTGACTCTCGAAAAAGGCAAGACGTTGGCGATTGTAGGGCCAAGTGGAGCAGGGAAATCTTCCGTCTTCAATTTAATTTGCGGCTTATATGAACTGTCTTCCGGAAGCATTGAAATGTGGGGCAGAGATATGCGAGAGTTGGATATCGCGTTCATCCGATCGCAAATTTCAATCGTTTCCCAAGATACTTTTTTGTTTCCCGCATCCATTATGGATAATCTGAAATATGCCCGTTCGGATGCCACCCAGGAAGAGTTAATTGAGGCATCCAAGGCGGCACATGCCCATGAGTTCATCATGAGCCTTCCACAGGGCTACGACACTTTCTTAGAGGAACGAGGCTCAAATTTGTCCGGGGGGCAGAAGCAGCGACTTTCTATAGCCAGAGCATTTCTAAAGAATGCCCCTATCTTGCTGTTAGATGAACCGACCTCGGCATTGGACGCTCACTCCGAAGAGTCGATTCAAACGGCGTTGAGGGATATTTGCCGGGATCGTTCTACGATAATTATTGCACATCGCCTCTCCACAATAAAAGATGCAGATGAAATTATTGTCATGGATCAAGGAAGGATAATAGAGCGCGGTACCCATGAGGTCATGGTAAATAGGGCAGGGATCTATAGAGATCTTTATGCAGCAACGCGACCGTCCATGGGAAGGGGGATATAA
- a CDS encoding NAD(P)/FAD-dependent oxidoreductase, with amino-acid sequence MEKKWFDAVIVGGGVIGASIFAQLIESGMTSVALIEKSSFAQGSTGKSGGMLRTYHPDSYLSDLAFESMPVFLNFRDLYRGECGYTQTGFVFLEPVNRGEDAFREVARINSKLPVLQILDLDKAKLPIRFENVGVAIYEERGGYGDPVQTTLSWIKYGREQGGIAYEGVEVKNLIVQSGKVSGIETSIGRMESDVVIVAAGAWSKMLLEGLSSEADCIRTKAIQMNAYICPEGITGPPPFIDNTTQLYSRPGPGGIISIGAPTDQWDIHPDQQYSVDSLAVEYVKNQAVKRLSWMTSAAVSGGKRSFDAYTADNRGILSSSDQVKGLFICSGWSGGGYKIAPEVGRLVKNSVISYLS; translated from the coding sequence ATGGAGAAAAAGTGGTTTGATGCCGTCATTGTTGGGGGAGGAGTAATAGGCGCCTCCATTTTTGCGCAGTTGATTGAATCTGGTATGACATCTGTCGCATTAATTGAGAAGTCTAGCTTTGCCCAAGGGTCTACTGGCAAGTCAGGCGGGATGCTGCGAACGTATCATCCAGATTCTTATTTAAGTGACCTGGCATTTGAGAGCATGCCTGTTTTTTTGAACTTTCGGGATTTGTATCGAGGGGAGTGCGGATATACGCAAACTGGTTTCGTCTTTTTGGAACCAGTGAACAGAGGAGAAGATGCCTTTAGGGAAGTAGCTAGAATCAATAGCAAGCTGCCAGTGCTTCAAATACTGGATCTAGACAAAGCTAAGCTGCCCATTCGATTCGAGAATGTAGGCGTTGCGATCTATGAGGAGCGTGGAGGATACGGTGATCCTGTTCAAACGACATTATCGTGGATCAAATACGGCCGTGAACAGGGAGGAATCGCCTACGAGGGAGTCGAAGTCAAGAATCTGATCGTACAGTCCGGGAAAGTCTCAGGGATAGAAACTTCTATCGGAAGAATGGAGTCGGATGTCGTTATTGTAGCGGCCGGAGCATGGAGCAAGATGCTCTTGGAGGGGCTCAGCTCGGAGGCGGATTGTATTCGTACCAAAGCGATACAAATGAATGCATACATCTGTCCCGAAGGCATAACAGGACCACCGCCGTTTATTGACAATACCACCCAATTATACAGCAGACCGGGTCCGGGCGGTATTATATCAATTGGAGCGCCTACGGACCAATGGGATATTCATCCTGATCAGCAGTATTCAGTTGATTCACTAGCCGTAGAATACGTAAAAAATCAGGCTGTAAAGAGATTAAGTTGGATGACAAGTGCAGCAGTTTCTGGGGGAAAACGCAGCTTTGATGCTTACACAGCGGATAATCGGGGAATTCTTTCAAGTTCCGATCAGGTCAAGGGTTTATTCATCTGTTCAGGTTGGAGCGGTGGAGGTTATAAAATCGCACCTGAAGTCGGTCGGTTGGTTAAAAATTCAGTAATTTCATATTTGTCATAA
- a CDS encoding ABC transporter ATP-binding protein, with protein sequence MKTLRTNLHECSVMFRAMAKRRWLYAVGILGDAMSHASLPIIAAFVYIDSFEAAVARDTDAILHATILFSISILIVSVFASVCKYMAMFQVKKWIQEMRSRMYGHVSHLPMSSFEDKHTGDFVSRLTTDLNTMEELFLNQFRSFAYFVSYSIGSIVTMFLLEWRIAIVLVLITAVSSLFITRFAHSLRRSTDRLQSQKAKLTERTIDLLSGLRVIKMYQAEQVIVHKNLEVNEEITVTKKQIGRKIALMDGISYFISIFNYYGVILAGIFMVITGHIGIGILIAFAQLQFNMANAFLQISNFVVEVQGGLAGAVRVFGLLEMEREQQDDGKALPQSTAVSQSMVECKHVNFSYTAKAPALQDINFKIENGQFAAFVGPSGGGKSTLIKLLLGFYKQFDGEILINGVPLRHYSLVELREMIAFIPQDAYIFEGSIYENIRFGSPNATREQVESAAKAAIAHEFILSFPEGYETQVGERGSKLSGGQKQRISIARAFLKNAPIVILDEATSALDSDSERLIHESLTTLSKNRTMVVIAHRLSTIENADIIYVLQDGKIAEFGTHQELTQGKGLYYALRNQRIS encoded by the coding sequence ATGAAGACACTTCGAACCAATTTGCACGAGTGCAGCGTCATGTTTCGTGCGATGGCAAAGAGAAGGTGGCTTTACGCAGTAGGAATATTAGGCGATGCCATGTCGCATGCCAGTCTTCCCATTATTGCTGCATTTGTTTATATTGACTCTTTCGAGGCGGCAGTGGCTAGAGATACCGATGCTATTTTGCATGCAACAATTTTATTCAGTATAAGTATTCTTATCGTATCCGTATTTGCATCCGTATGTAAGTATATGGCTATGTTTCAAGTGAAAAAGTGGATTCAAGAGATGCGCAGCAGAATGTACGGCCACGTAAGTCATCTGCCGATGTCCAGCTTCGAAGATAAGCATACCGGCGATTTCGTTTCGAGATTGACAACAGACCTTAACACGATGGAAGAACTTTTCCTGAATCAGTTCCGTTCTTTTGCCTATTTTGTAAGCTATAGCATTGGATCTATCGTTACGATGTTTCTGCTAGAGTGGAGAATTGCCATTGTGCTAGTTTTAATCACCGCAGTATCTTCCCTATTCATTACGCGCTTCGCTCACAGCCTGCGCCGATCGACTGATCGACTTCAGTCTCAAAAAGCGAAGCTGACGGAACGGACGATTGATTTGCTGTCTGGCTTAAGGGTAATCAAGATGTATCAAGCGGAGCAAGTGATTGTACATAAGAATCTCGAGGTCAATGAGGAGATTACCGTTACAAAAAAACAAATTGGCCGGAAGATAGCGCTAATGGACGGGATTAGCTATTTCATAAGCATCTTCAATTATTATGGCGTCATTCTAGCGGGGATATTTATGGTTATTACCGGGCACATTGGAATCGGTATTCTCATTGCATTCGCACAATTGCAGTTCAATATGGCCAATGCCTTTTTACAAATCAGCAACTTTGTTGTTGAAGTACAAGGAGGGCTTGCAGGGGCGGTTCGCGTGTTCGGTTTGCTTGAAATGGAAAGGGAACAACAAGACGACGGAAAAGCACTTCCTCAATCTACCGCCGTATCACAGAGTATGGTTGAGTGCAAACACGTCAATTTTTCGTATACTGCGAAGGCTCCTGCGCTACAAGATATCAATTTTAAGATCGAAAACGGGCAATTTGCCGCATTTGTAGGACCGAGTGGCGGGGGGAAATCTACGCTGATCAAATTGCTTCTTGGGTTTTACAAACAATTCGACGGAGAAATTCTCATAAATGGGGTGCCTCTTCGTCATTACTCGCTCGTTGAATTGCGAGAGATGATTGCATTTATCCCTCAGGACGCCTATATATTTGAGGGCAGCATCTATGAAAACATTCGATTTGGGAGTCCCAATGCGACCAGAGAACAGGTGGAGAGCGCTGCAAAAGCCGCGATTGCCCATGAGTTCATCCTTTCATTCCCGGAAGGATATGAAACCCAGGTGGGCGAACGTGGATCGAAGCTATCTGGAGGACAGAAACAACGTATCTCCATTGCCAGAGCATTCTTGAAGAATGCACCCATTGTCATACTTGATGAGGCAACCTCGGCTCTTGATTCAGATTCGGAGAGACTGATTCACGAATCATTAACTACACTTTCGAAAAATAGAACTATGGTTGTGATTGCTCACCGGCTATCCACGATTGAAAACGCAGACATCATTTATGTGTTGCAGGATGGGAAAATCGCTGAGTTTGGCACTCACCAAGAGCTTACTCAAGGCAAAGGGCTCTATTATGCGTTAAGAAATCAACGTATTTCATAA
- a CDS encoding APC family permease, translating to MMEIDSEKKLGTWGLTAFYISSVVGVGILVVPGIAYQIAGPASLISWIILILSSIPLAFLFARISMLYPNSGGLIHYIRLMFGKRIGDASGFLLLITMIAGNPIMGIASARYLLHLWQLPATNGMVLAVGFGFMFLSVLFNLLHIKTGSRVQLGILAALIAGLLATVFIAVPHFQLENLTPFAPNGYFSIGAAMVVCFYSFLGWENVSTIAEEVKHPKRTYKKAVLLAVGLVGILYLALTTSVIMVLSYGKSDEYSLVLASLLSEISTPNATYMGTIAAIILMVLCTNAWVLGASRLVTALSRDGVIPAVFTKVSRTTNAPYLSLFLLLAFYGLVLLLLYFGTGTEKELILFANSSFILVYVITFLATYRNLNAGLYRIYSLISIIFCVISMFFIGWMIVISALFMAMYILYHRRKTKHGEKVV from the coding sequence ATGATGGAGATTGATTCTGAAAAGAAATTGGGGACATGGGGACTTACTGCCTTTTATATCTCTTCTGTCGTAGGCGTAGGGATATTAGTTGTTCCGGGAATTGCCTACCAAATTGCGGGTCCGGCTTCATTGATTTCTTGGATTATTCTGATTCTCAGTTCTATTCCTCTTGCCTTCCTTTTCGCTAGAATTTCCATGCTGTACCCAAACAGCGGAGGGTTAATTCATTATATTCGATTAATGTTCGGCAAGCGGATTGGAGATGCCTCAGGATTTTTGCTCTTGATTACGATGATTGCTGGAAATCCGATTATGGGCATTGCATCAGCCAGATATTTGCTGCATCTGTGGCAACTACCAGCTACAAATGGCATGGTGCTAGCCGTTGGTTTTGGCTTTATGTTCCTGTCAGTGCTTTTCAATCTGCTTCATATCAAAACAGGCAGTCGCGTTCAGTTGGGCATTCTGGCCGCATTGATTGCAGGACTATTGGCGACTGTCTTCATTGCAGTACCACATTTTCAGCTTGAAAATCTAACTCCTTTTGCGCCAAATGGGTATTTTTCAATCGGAGCAGCCATGGTCGTTTGTTTCTATTCATTTTTAGGCTGGGAGAATGTCTCCACAATCGCGGAAGAAGTCAAGCATCCAAAGCGCACCTATAAAAAAGCAGTATTGCTTGCCGTAGGCTTGGTAGGCATCCTATATCTGGCACTTACGACTTCGGTAATTATGGTGCTCTCTTATGGGAAGTCTGACGAATACTCGCTTGTCCTCGCAAGTCTGCTAAGTGAAATCAGCACGCCAAACGCGACTTATATGGGTACAATTGCAGCCATAATTTTGATGGTATTATGTACGAATGCATGGGTGCTTGGGGCTTCGAGACTTGTGACAGCTCTTTCTAGAGATGGTGTTATACCGGCCGTATTTACCAAAGTCTCACGGACTACGAATGCTCCATACTTATCATTATTTTTGCTGCTAGCCTTTTATGGGCTTGTTTTGCTGCTGCTGTATTTTGGAACAGGGACGGAGAAGGAGTTGATTTTATTCGCTAACAGCAGTTTTATTCTTGTGTATGTAATCACATTTCTTGCAACTTATCGCAACTTAAACGCGGGGTTGTATCGGATATATTCTCTCATATCCATCATATTTTGCGTGATATCCATGTTTTTTATAGGCTGGATGATTGTGATATCTGCATTGTTTATGGCTATGTATATCTTGTATCATAGGAGAAAAACAAAACATGGAGAAAAAGTGGTTTGA